From Parus major isolate Abel chromosome 1A, Parus_major1.1, whole genome shotgun sequence, the proteins below share one genomic window:
- the IL17REL gene encoding putative interleukin-17 receptor E-like isoform X3, which produces MISIYVQILLIILFWNADCQIIPRIEECGLSCSQGIHCKSKPSGGIFNSFCHDAPASLSSMVLKSMKISTVMKCVQGSPCSLHLNVKGTLSLDENVRGLEICSFSLDTQQSQCTNVRFTRKKSKMLNGKKVQVQFNCIEVNVAQHIYVTMKTVPHYCEVKLSQQYYVEDCRNSDVGKHIPACSAGKLDYNLDRARKIVTVNVSSFPRDQDYYVRLCHKWFTCEDVGAFAVIKGKESFKSVSLKYSQLLPCLCIEGWLAFPDARRIQLCPFENDTQVLWDNIVYNPSTQTLAWEPACPVLVMVNLCRFTKSNYHCEDIENSFKNSPEKQIKYSRVDTHPRLCMKFTTKRGSQIKCPFAHGEFPAWKMRTAAVAEQIQVFFTSHIKAQFSVLVCNKTQMASCESLGMHHSVSVGDSVSIPMSQEMCGSTICIQGWRTDVDYSVPVQICDTYCGFHGQSHSDGNPAKAMAHSTVWNQR; this is translated from the exons GTGGCATTTTTAACAGCTTCTGCCATGATGCTCCTGCATCTTTATCTTCTATGGTACTGAAAAGCATGAAGATCTCAACAGTGATGAAATGTGTCCAAGGAAGCCCATGCTCTCTTCATTTAAACGTTAAAGGAACACTGAGTCTGGATG aaaatgtccGTGGGCTGGAAATATGTTCTTTTTCACTGGACACGCAGCAATCTCAGTGCACAAACGTGAGATTCACTAGGAAGAAAAGCAAGATGCTTAATGGAAAGAAG gTACAGGTCCAATTCAATTGCATTGAAGTCAATGTAGCACAACACATCTATGTCACCATGAAAACTGTACCACATTACTGTGAAGTCAAGCTGAGTCAGCAATACTATGTTGAAG ACTGCAGAAACAGTGATGTGGGAAAACATATTCCAGCTTGTTCGG ctggaaagtTAGATTATAATTTAGACAGGGCAAGGAAAATCGTAACAGTGAATGTATCCAGCTTTCCCCGAGATCAAGATTATTATGTTCGCCTGTGCCACAAATGGTTTACCTGTGAAGATGTTGGGGCATTTGCTGTG ataaaaggaaaggaatctTTTAAATCCGTTTCTCTGAAATATTCTCAGCTACTCCCTTGTCTTTGCATTGAG GGTTGGCTGGCATTTCCAGATGCAAGGAGGATACAACTTTGCCCCTTTGAAAATG ATACACAGGTGCTATGGGACAATATTGTTTATAACCCATCAACACAAACCCTTGCTTGGGAGCCAGCCTGTCCTGTCCTTGTCATGGTTAACCTATGCAGGTTCACCAAGTCGAATTACCATTGTGAAGATATAGAAAACTCTTTCAAAAATTCTCCTGAGAAA CAGATTAAATATTCTCGTGTGGACACTCACCCAAGACTTTGCATGAAG tttACAACCAAACGAGGATCTCAGATTAAATGTCCATTTGCTCATGGAGAATTTCCag CCTGGAAAATGAGGACTGCTGCAGTTGCAGAACAAATACAAGTTTTCTTCACATCCCACATCAAGGCACAGTTCTCAGTGCTTGTGTGTAACAAGACGCAGATGGCTTCATGTGAATCTCTTGGGATGCACCATTCAGTCTCTGTG GGAGATTCTGTTTCAATCCCTATGTCACAGGAAATGTGTGGGTCAACAATTTGCATTCAG ggCTGGAGAACAGATGTAGATTATTCAGTTCCAGTGCAGATCTGTGATACCTACTGTG GTTTTCATGGTCAGTCACACAGTGATGGAAACCCAGCAAAGGCCATGGCACACAG TACAGTCTGGAATCAGAGGTAG